GTGAATACCGGCTTCCAGTTCGCCAAGAAGCTGGGGATCAACCTGAAGGATGAAGACAAGAACCTGTCGCTCGCCCTCGGCGGGATGAGTGAGGGAACGAACACGATGGAGATGGCCCAGGCCTATAGTGCCTTCGCCAATGGCGGAGAGCTGCGGGAGGCATACTCCATCAAGTCGATTGACGACAAAGACGATAAGACGGTCTACAAGGCGAACACCAAGCCTGAGCGCGTGATGAGTGAACAGACCGCTTATCAGATGACAGAGATGATGCAGCGTGTTGTACAGGACGGTACAGGTAAAAAAGCGAAAATCAACCGTCCGGTAGCCGGTAAGACCGGTACGACGCAGAGCGGGTATAAGGGCATCAGCTCGAACCGCGATGTCTGGTTCGTGGGTTATACACCGGAATGGACGGCTGCTGTATGGATGGGCTATGACAAGCCGAGCAAGACCCATCTGCTGAAGAACAGCAGTCCGCTGGCCGCCGCCTTCTGGGGCAAGGTCATGGAGAAGGCGCTGGAAGGTGTACCTGCCAAGCAGTTCCCGGTACCGAAGGGCGCGGCTCCAGAGGTGGAGGCTACACCGATACCTGAAGCGGTATCGGCGGTAACGGGCTTCCAGGCTGCTTATGATCCTTCTACGATGACGGTGAATATGAGCTGGAATCCTGCTGCGGCCAGCGGGGTAGAATACCGTATTTACCGCCGTGAGACCTCTGAGACGGACTTCACATCGATTATGAACACCATGGCCTCGAATATCGGGGACATCAGTGCGATGCCGGGACTGTCTTATGAATATTATGTGACTGCATATTATCAGGAGCTTGATCAGGAGAGCGAGCCGTCGGGGACAGTAACCGTGTCCGTTCAGGATGAGCTTCAGACCCCTGAGCCAGAGGCAACGCCTGACCCGAATATGCCTACGGATAATCCCGATAACGGCGGCAATTCGGGAAATGGAGAGAACGGCGGCAATCCGCCGGATAATGGACAGGGTAATAATGGTTCCGGTAATAATGGACCGGGCAACCATGGTCCAGGTAATAACGGCAATGGTCAAGGAGGGGAGGGCGGCAGTGGAGCAGCCACATCCCCTCCTGAGATGACACCGCCGCCTGCTACGCCAGAGCCATTACCAACACCGGCACCGGAGGCGACGAGCGGTACTGTCGATCCCGGAATCATCCCTGACCCGAATGCCGGAACCGATCCGGCAAGTGATCCGGGCAGCGGTTTTGTTGAAGGCCCCGGCAATGTGCATTAGACTGGCATGAAGTCAAATTCATAGCATGAACGATTACCCTGACAGCTCCGGGAGCTCTGCACGATGCAGAATTGCCGGATGTCGGGGTTTTCTTGTTTTGAGTGTCTCTGCAAAATGTGTTAAGCTGAATGCACCATTATCAGAAGAGGGTTATTCATATGAAACGTAAATTCGGAGACCGGGCCAACTGGCGCAGGATTACCCGCCGCCATTTTGCCTGCCGCTATGTGGAGACCCGGGAGTTCAGCGGTTATATCACACTCTACACTATATACGGGCTGAAGGAGCCGTTGTGGAAGAGTTACGGCAGGCATACATACCGCATTGCGGACAAGGGATATTCATGGCTGCAGTATTTTCCCAAGGACAGCCACTATATTGTGACGGCCATGTTTGATGAACGGCAAAATATTGTGCAGTGGTACATTGACACCTGCAAGGTCCAGGGCGTGACGGATCAAGGGGTTCCCTGGTTCGACGATCTGTATCTGGATGTTGTAGTGCTGTGGAATGGTGAAGTGTTTTTGCTGGATGAGGATGAACTGGAGGAAGCGCTGGAGCGGGAAGATATCACGGACAGTGATTATCAGTTAGCCTGGTCAACAGCCAATGCAATACTGCGTGCGATAGACGCTCATGCCTTTCCGTATTTCTCCCTTTCACTGAAGCATCGTGCCGAATTGTTTCATCACGGAGAATTTAGGAGGAAGTAGATCATGGATTGGTATGTTTATCAACGGGGCTCATCCCCGATCCGCAAAGTATCACGCAAGCGCCACCATCGTACGAAGAAGGTGCTGACGGTATCGCTGCTGGTACTGATTGCAGCCGGATTCATCTGGTGCGGGGTAGTGTTTAACAGAATTAACAGTGCGGCAACCACCACGCCTATGGTGAAAGCGGACGCCGGAGTTATTCTGGGGATGTCAATGTGGGGGGATGAACCGAGTCCCGGGCTGAAGGAACGGCTGGATTATGCGCTTGAGCTGTATAAGTCTGGTGCGTTCAGCCATTTTGTTGTCTCTGGTGGACTGGATCAGCCGGACTACAAATACACGGAAGCCGAAGGGATGAAGAGGTATCTGGTTGCCCATGGAGTACCGGACAAGCTGATCTACCTGGAGGACCAGTCTACCAGCACTTACGAGAACCTGCTGTTCAGTAAGACAATCATGCAGCAAGAGGGATTGTCTTCGGCCGTCGTCATTACCCATGATTTCCATGGCCGCCGCGCTTTGGAGACTGCGCGTAAGCTGGGGTATAAGAACCCGGAGCTTGGTGTCACAGAGTCTAAGGTGATGTCGATGCTTAAGTATAAGTCCCGCGAGATTCTGGCCTACACCAAATGGAAATTGCAGGAGCTGTCGCTGTAAATCTGCTAATTTCCAAAACTGCTAATAACGCCTTTTATACTGGAATAGACTGGTTAGAGCAAGTCAGACCTGTATAATGAGGTGAACTAGGTGAACGGACATGTAGCGGCGGCAAGCAGCGGACGGGAAGAACGCAGACCGTCCAGGCAGATTAACATAGTGCTGAATAATCAGGCTCCGGCCCCGGTGTCCGGCTTGCCGGCTGATAGCGCGGGCGGCACGGCAACTCCCAAGCCCGGCAGCCATAGCGGACTGTTCCAGGAGCTGAGCCGGGAGCTGGATGCACTTGTAGGTCTGGATAACATCAAAGAGCTGGTCTTCGAGATCTATGCCCTGCTGCAGGTGGCCCAGATGCGCAGTGAAGCCGGACTTGCCACCGGAGGCCAGGCCTATCATATGGTATTCAAGGGCAATCCCGGAACAGGCAAAACCACGGTTGCACGGATTGTGGCGAAGCTGTTCCAGCGGATGGGTGTGCTCAGCAAAGGGCATCTGATTGAAGTAGAGCGCGCAGATCTGGTAGGGGAATATATCGGACATACTGCCCATAAGACGCGGGATCTGGTTAAAAAAGCGCTCGGTGGCATTCTCTTCATCGATGAAGCTTACAGTCTGGCCCGTGGCGGAGACAAGGATTTCGGCAAGGAGGCCATCGACACATTAGTCAAATCGATGGAGGACCACCGCAGCCAGTTTGTCCTGATTCTGGCCGGGTATTCCGGCGAGATTGATTATTTTCTGATGAGCAATCCGGGTCTGCCCTCGCGATTTCCGATCCAGGTTGAATTTCCCGATTATACCATCGACCAGCTGCTGCAGATTGCCGAGCTGATGGCCAAGGACCGTGATTATATTTTGATGCCGCAGGCCATACTCAGACTCAAGCAGCAATTGCTTACGGAGAAGACAGAGAGTCTGCATGCTTTCAGTAATGCAAGGTATGTTCGCAACAGTATTGAGAAGGCGGTACGCGCACAGGCTGTGCGGCTCTTGAATCAGTATGAGAGCGCAAGTCCGGGTAAGCAGGAGTTAATGACGCTGCGGACCGAGGATTTCAAAGGATAGTCCAGCAAGAATAGATGAGGAGCATGGAATGAATGGCAACTACAACACATGACACAGAGACAGAAGTGCAGGACCGGGCGATTCTCGTCAGCCTGGTGACTGATAAGATCAAACGCACCGGGATCGACCCTGAGCTCTCGCTCCAGGAGCTGGTACAATTAGCAGAGACCGCCGGGGTAGAGGTGCTGGATGTACTGCGGCAGAACAAGGAGACCCCGGATTCCAGGTGGTTTATCGGTAAAGGCAAGGTGGAAGAGCTTCGAATGGCCGCTGACGGGCTTGGCGCAAATACCGCGATCTTTGATCAGGAGCTGTCCGGGGCACAGGTACGTAATCTGGAAGAGGCGCTGGATCTCAAAATCATTGACCGTACGCAGCTGATTCTCGATATCTTTGCCGGACGCGCGAAGACCCGTGAAGGGATTATCCAGGTAGAGCTTGCTCAGCTGTCTTATCTGCTGCCGCGTCTGTCCGGGCAAGGCAAAAATCTGTCGCGTCAGGGAGGCGGAATCGGTACGAGAGGTCCCGGAGAGAGCAAGCTGGAGACGGACCGCCGGCATATCCGTGACCGGATTACCGAGCTGAAGCGCCAGCTGGACGAGGTGGTCAAGACCCGTGAGCTGCACCGTGAACACCGCCGTAAGAGCGGTGCGGTTCAGGTGGCGTTGGTAGGCTATACCAACGCGGGTAAGTCCACGCTGCTGAAGCAGCTGACCGATGCCGATGTGTACATCGAGAACCAGCTGTTCGCTACCCTTGACCCTACCTCACGTGTGCTTCAGCTTCCGGGCGGCAAGGAGGTCGTGCTTACGGACACCGTCGGCTTCATTCAGAATCTGCCGCATGATCTCGTAGCCTCCTTCCGCGCTACGCTGGAGGAAGTGAATGAAGCCAATCTGGTGCTGCATGTGGTGGATTCCTCTTCTCCGATGCGTGAGGAGCAGATGGAGGTCGTTCAGACGATTCTGCAGGATCTGGGCGCGGCAGGCAAGCCGCAGGTTGTATTATTTAACAAAATCGATCTGTGTCAGCCGCAGCAGCTGGAGATGCTCCCGACCGGTGAGGGCTTCCTGAAGATCAGTGCTTTTAATGAGGACGACCTCTCACGGATTACGGAGATCATCAGCGACCAGCTTGCCGGGGATACGCTAATCTTCCGCATTCCCGGGGACCGGGGGGACCTTTCCTCTCTGCTCTACCGTGTGGGCGAGGTGCTTGAACAGGATTATGACGGAAGCGATGTACTCTATAACGTGCGGCTGAACAAAGAGGATTACGATAAATGGAGCTATAAGCTGGCTGAATTCGTGGAGCCGCAATAATTGCTTATCTGATCCAGTGGAAGCTGATTTGGCTGGTCAGAGATGAAGCGTCTATATCCCCGCATTGCAACAGTCTGCTTTGGAGATTGATCCAGGCAGGCTTTGTTGTGCGGGTTTTCACTGATGCAGTAGCGGGAGATCATTATATAGGAATGTTAGGAGAGATGAATAGGACATGGCAGGATTTGCAGAGGATTTATTACAGGCAGCGGAAGCTGCAGAGCTGGAAATCGAAGGGGCGGTGAAGACACTGGACCGGATTGTGGATCATAATCAGTGGAAAGTGATCGAAGCCTTCCAGCGCCAGCATGTGAGTGATTTTCACTTCGCGGGCTCTACCGGATATGCGTACAATGACCGGGGGCGTGAGGTGCTTGATCTGGTCTATGCTGAAGTATTCGGTGCGGAAGCTGCGCTGGTCCGGCCGCATTTCGCTTCAGGAACGCATACGATCTCTACAGCTCTGTTCGGCGTGTTGCGGCCTGGGGATGAACTGCTATATATTACAGGACGCCCCTATGATACGCTGCACAAGGTAGTTGGCAAACCAGGAGACGGGACAGGCTCACTGGCGGATTTCGGCATCGGCTACCGGGAGACAGCGCTGACAGAAGAGGGGAAGGTCGACTGGGATGAGGTCGCCTTAGCGATAAATGACAAGACCAAGGTGATCGGAATCCAGCGTTCGCGCGGCTATGACTGGCGTTCGTCCTTCACGGTCGCTGAGATTGGCGAGATGGCAGCACGGGTAAAAGCCATTAAGCCGGATGTCATCGTATTCGTGGACAATTGCTACGGAGAATTCACCGAGACACTGGAGCCGCCGCAGGTTGGCGCTGATCTGGTAGCCGGTTCGCTGATCAAGAATCCCGGCGGCGGAATCGCCGAGACCGGCGGTTATATCTGCGGCCGCACAGATCTGGTGGAGCTGGCGGCATACCGCCTGACTGCCCCTGGAATCGGCGGTGAGGTGGGGGCGATGCTGGGCACGACACGCGGCCTGTATCAAGGTCTGTTCATGGCCCCGCATACAGTGGGACAAGCCGTGAAGGGCAGTATTTTCGCTGCGGCGGTGTTCCAGCGCTGCGGCTTCACCACTAAGCCTGCCTGGAATGAGCCGCGTACGGATCTGATCCAGGCGGTGGCTTTTGACGGAC
The window above is part of the Paenibacillus sp. FSL H8-0048 genome. Proteins encoded here:
- a CDS encoding DUF402 domain-containing protein, with product MKRKFGDRANWRRITRRHFACRYVETREFSGYITLYTIYGLKEPLWKSYGRHTYRIADKGYSWLQYFPKDSHYIVTAMFDERQNIVQWYIDTCKVQGVTDQGVPWFDDLYLDVVVLWNGEVFLLDEDELEEALEREDITDSDYQLAWSTANAILRAIDAHAFPYFSLSLKHRAELFHHGEFRRK
- a CDS encoding methionine gamma-lyase family protein encodes the protein MAGFAEDLLQAAEAAELEIEGAVKTLDRIVDHNQWKVIEAFQRQHVSDFHFAGSTGYAYNDRGREVLDLVYAEVFGAEAALVRPHFASGTHTISTALFGVLRPGDELLYITGRPYDTLHKVVGKPGDGTGSLADFGIGYRETALTEEGKVDWDEVALAINDKTKVIGIQRSRGYDWRSSFTVAEIGEMAARVKAIKPDVIVFVDNCYGEFTETLEPPQVGADLVAGSLIKNPGGGIAETGGYICGRTDLVELAAYRLTAPGIGGEVGAMLGTTRGLYQGLFMAPHTVGQAVKGSIFAAAVFQRCGFTTKPAWNEPRTDLIQAVAFDGPEHLIAFVQGIQRAAAVDSHVVPEPWDMPGYEHPVIMAAGTFIQGGSLELSADAPIRAPYIGYMQGGLTYSHVKYGVLMALQSMRERKLL
- a CDS encoding AAA family ATPase is translated as MNGHVAAASSGREERRPSRQINIVLNNQAPAPVSGLPADSAGGTATPKPGSHSGLFQELSRELDALVGLDNIKELVFEIYALLQVAQMRSEAGLATGGQAYHMVFKGNPGTGKTTVARIVAKLFQRMGVLSKGHLIEVERADLVGEYIGHTAHKTRDLVKKALGGILFIDEAYSLARGGDKDFGKEAIDTLVKSMEDHRSQFVLILAGYSGEIDYFLMSNPGLPSRFPIQVEFPDYTIDQLLQIAELMAKDRDYILMPQAILRLKQQLLTEKTESLHAFSNARYVRNSIEKAVRAQAVRLLNQYESASPGKQELMTLRTEDFKG
- the hflX gene encoding GTPase HflX; translated protein: MATTTHDTETEVQDRAILVSLVTDKIKRTGIDPELSLQELVQLAETAGVEVLDVLRQNKETPDSRWFIGKGKVEELRMAADGLGANTAIFDQELSGAQVRNLEEALDLKIIDRTQLILDIFAGRAKTREGIIQVELAQLSYLLPRLSGQGKNLSRQGGGIGTRGPGESKLETDRRHIRDRITELKRQLDEVVKTRELHREHRRKSGAVQVALVGYTNAGKSTLLKQLTDADVYIENQLFATLDPTSRVLQLPGGKEVVLTDTVGFIQNLPHDLVASFRATLEEVNEANLVLHVVDSSSPMREEQMEVVQTILQDLGAAGKPQVVLFNKIDLCQPQQLEMLPTGEGFLKISAFNEDDLSRITEIISDQLAGDTLIFRIPGDRGDLSSLLYRVGEVLEQDYDGSDVLYNVRLNKEDYDKWSYKLAEFVEPQ
- a CDS encoding YdcF family protein; the encoded protein is MDWYVYQRGSSPIRKVSRKRHHRTKKVLTVSLLVLIAAGFIWCGVVFNRINSAATTTPMVKADAGVILGMSMWGDEPSPGLKERLDYALELYKSGAFSHFVVSGGLDQPDYKYTEAEGMKRYLVAHGVPDKLIYLEDQSTSTYENLLFSKTIMQQEGLSSAVVITHDFHGRRALETARKLGYKNPELGVTESKVMSMLKYKSREILAYTKWKLQELSL